ATTCCGTTTATCAATATCGTTTAAATATTACACGTCATATCCAAGATGTGCTCCTTGGTAAAGTGTCAAATTTTCCTTTAGATGTATATGCGCCAACCGCAGAAGATTCGGTTTATGATGCCACATTAAATAGCCGTTTGTATATTGGCCTTAATAGCACGACTTCAAGTAGCTTTAATGCACTTAACTATCCAAGCATTGGAAAAATTAGACTTGCTGGATCTGTTGGAGATTCCACAAAAAGAATTAGATTGCATATTGTTTACTCACCCGTAAAGACAAATTAATACTCATTATAATATATAATTATGCCTTATCTTTTCACCTCTGAAAGCGTGTCCGAAGGACATCCAGATAAAGTTTCAGACCAAATTTCTGATGCATTAATTGATAATTTTTTAGCTTTTGATCCTAACAGTAAAGTTGCCTGCGAAACATTGGTAACAACAGGACAAGTCATATTGGCCGGAGAAGTAAAATCTAAAGCCTATTTAGATGTGCAAGAAATTGCCCGCGGCGTAATTCGAAAAATTGGATATACCAAGAGTGATTATATGTTTGAAGCTAACAGCTGTGGCGTTTTATCAGCTATTCATGAACAATCGGCTGATATCAACCAAGGAGTGGATAGAAAGAAAAAAGAAGATCAAGGTGCAGGAGATCAAGGGATGATGTTTGGTTACGCTACTAATGAGACAGAGAATTATATGCCCTTAGCACTTGATTTAGCACATACGCTTTTGATTGAATTGGCTGCACTTCGTCGTGAAAATAAAGCTATTAAATATTTACGTCCTGATGCTAAAAGTCAGGTTACATTAGCGTATGACGATAATAATAAACCGGTTCGTATAGATGCAATTGTTATTTCGACTCAACATGATGATTTTGACTCGGAAGCTAAAATGTTGGCTAAAATTGAAAAGGATATTAAAACCATTTTGATTCCTAGAATTATAAAAAAATATCCTGCATATAAACATTTCTTCAATGATAAAATAAAATTTCATGTAAACCCGACCGGTAAATTTGTAATCGGTGGCCCACATGGTGATACTGGTTTGACAGGAAGAAAAATTATTGTAGATACTTATGGTGGAAAAGGCGCTCACGGTGGAGGCGCATTTAGCGGAAAAGATCCAAGTAAAGTAGATAGGTCGGCTGCTTATGCTACGCGTCATATTGCTAAAAACCTTGTGGCTGCAGGTGTTGCAGATGAGGTATTGGTGCAGGTTTCTTATGCAATTGGTGTAGCAAAGCCAATGGGTATTTATGTAAATACTTATGGAACGGCCAACGTAGAAATGACTGATGGAGAAATATCAAAAGCGGTGGAAGCCCTATTTGACATGCGCCCATATTTTATTGAAACTCGTTTAAAATTACGCAACCCTATTTATAGCGAAACCGCAGCCTATGGCCATATGGGGCGCAAAAATGAAATTGTTATGAAAGAGTTCCGCTCTCCCGATGGTAAAGTACTTAAGAAAAAAGTTGAACTATTTACTTGGGAAAAGTTGGATTATGTAAGCAAAGTAAAAAAAGCTTTTAAAATTAAATAAGTAAATCGATTCCTTATAAAAAATACCGACAATAAAGCTGTCGGTATTTTTATTTCAAAACAATGACAGGTTAGTTGCTTAAATAGTGGTCACATAATGTAAATTTGCCTATGCGTGTTTTTTATGACCTAAATAATCTTCCAGAATTTATTAATGCTGTAGTTACTATTGGCACATTTGACGGTGTTCATCTAGGCCATCAAAAAATTATTACGCAACTTAAAGAAGAAGCAAAAAAGATAAATGGTGAAACTGTTATTGTAACTTTTTTCCCTCATCCTCGAAAGATTGTTCATCAAGGACAGAAGCCTTTTCATTTATTAAATACTTTATCCGAGAAGATAAAATTATTGGGGAGCTTTGGAGTTGATAATGTGATTGTTATTCCGTTTAATGAGGCTTTTGCAGCACAAACAGCAGAAGAATATGTGCGTGCGTTTTTAGTCGAAAAAA
The Arachidicoccus soli DNA segment above includes these coding regions:
- the metK gene encoding methionine adenosyltransferase, producing the protein MPYLFTSESVSEGHPDKVSDQISDALIDNFLAFDPNSKVACETLVTTGQVILAGEVKSKAYLDVQEIARGVIRKIGYTKSDYMFEANSCGVLSAIHEQSADINQGVDRKKKEDQGAGDQGMMFGYATNETENYMPLALDLAHTLLIELAALRRENKAIKYLRPDAKSQVTLAYDDNNKPVRIDAIVISTQHDDFDSEAKMLAKIEKDIKTILIPRIIKKYPAYKHFFNDKIKFHVNPTGKFVIGGPHGDTGLTGRKIIVDTYGGKGAHGGGAFSGKDPSKVDRSAAYATRHIAKNLVAAGVADEVLVQVSYAIGVAKPMGIYVNTYGTANVEMTDGEISKAVEALFDMRPYFIETRLKLRNPIYSETAAYGHMGRKNEIVMKEFRSPDGKVLKKKVELFTWEKLDYVSKVKKAFKIK